One Clupea harengus chromosome 12, Ch_v2.0.2, whole genome shotgun sequence DNA segment encodes these proteins:
- the dipk1b gene encoding divergent protein kinase domain 1B isoform X1: MPRSCRRLLHLVLFCPLSKGLQSRMPAVKVKYLLLVWVGILLASWVLYMQYSSYSELCRGHVCHMVICDHYRRGIIAGSACKALCEERTLSLQRCLSMSPTHQVYTGLWKEKAVVIKCGIEESANGEGIPGSALRPESSLFDKPARGTSMDEFREMLHSFLKDSLGEQTSLGTLVARVVTLADVNQDGKVSLAEAKSVWALLQVPELLVLLALAGREHTPRLLGFCGHLYVTERVDHSALWRLEVPPTLRPVVPEAVGVALNRWLAPAWPRRARISIGLLEFVEDAFHGAYGSFLMCDSDPARVGYSKQYDCKMADLRGVASEAAVRGYLRGRPCQANADCTYGHDCTATCDRLARQCNTEVVQPNLAKVCALLQDFLLFGAPADLHADLDKQLRTCVTLSGLASQMEVHHSLVLNNLKTLLWKKISNTKYS; encoded by the exons ATGCCGCGGAGTTGTAGAAGGCTTCTGCACCTGGTGCTATTCTGCCCATTATCTAAGGGTTTGCAG TCCCGTATGCCAGCTGTGAAGGTGAAGTATCTACTGCTGGTGTGGGTAGGGATCCTGCTGGCAAGCTGGGTCCTCTACATGCAGTACTCCTCCTACTCTGAGCTGTGCAGAGGACACGTCTGCCACATGGTCATC TGTGATCACTACCGCAGGGGAATCATAGCCGGCTCAGCATGTAAAGCTCTCTGTGAGGAGAGAACCCTCAGCCTGCAGAGATGCCTGTCCATGTCTCCAAcacaccag GTGTACACTGGGTTGTGGAAGGAGAAGGCGGTGGTCATAAAGTGCGGCATCGAGGAGTCAGCCAATGGCGAGGGCATCCCAGGCTCTGCCCTGCGGCCCGAGAGCAGCCTCTTCGACAAGCCGGCCCGAGGCACCTCCATGGATGAGTTCAGAGAGATGCTGCACTCGTTCCTCAAG GATAGTTTGGGAGAGCAGACATCTCTTGGCACACTGGTGGCACGGGTGGTCACCCTGGCTGACGTCAACCAGGATGGTAAGGTGTCCCTGGCTGAGGCCAAGTCAGTGTGGGCGCTGCTTCAGGTGCCTGagttgctggtgctgctggcgTTAGCCGGCCGCGAGCATACGCCACGCCTGCTCGGCTTCTGCGGTCACCTGTACGTGACGGAGCGCGTGGACCACAGCGCCCTCTGGCGGCTGGAGGTGCCCCCCACCCTGAGGCCTGTCGTGCCCGAGGCGGTCGGTGTGGCTCTCAACCGCTGGCTGGCCCCCGCCTGGCCCCGGCGGGCCCGCATCAGCATTGGGCTGCTGGAGTTTGTGGAGGACGCCTTCCACGGCGCCTACGGCAGCTTCCTCATGTGCGACTCGGACCCGGCGCGCGTGGGCTACAGCAAGCAGTACGACTGCAAGATGGCCGACCTGCGCGGTGTGGCCAGCGAGGCGGCCGTGCGTGGCTACCTGCGCGGCCGGCCGTGCCAAGCCAACGCCGACTGCACGTACGGCCACGACTGCACGGCCACCTGCGACCGGCTGGCACGCCAGTGCAACACGGAGGTGGTGCAGCCCAACCTGGCCAAGGTGTGCGCACTGCTGCAGGACTTCCTGCTGTTCGGCGCCCCGGCCGACCTCCACGCCGACCTGGACAAGCAGCTTCGCACGTGTGTCACCCTCAGCGGCCTGGCCAGCCAGATGGAGGTGCACCACTCACTCGTGCTCAACAACCTCAAGACCCTGCTGTGGAAGAAGATCTCCAACACCAAGTACTCCTGA
- the dipk1b gene encoding divergent protein kinase domain 1B isoform X2, translating into MVLAVKWQSRMPAVKVKYLLLVWVGILLASWVLYMQYSSYSELCRGHVCHMVICDHYRRGIIAGSACKALCEERTLSLQRCLSMSPTHQVYTGLWKEKAVVIKCGIEESANGEGIPGSALRPESSLFDKPARGTSMDEFREMLHSFLKDSLGEQTSLGTLVARVVTLADVNQDGKVSLAEAKSVWALLQVPELLVLLALAGREHTPRLLGFCGHLYVTERVDHSALWRLEVPPTLRPVVPEAVGVALNRWLAPAWPRRARISIGLLEFVEDAFHGAYGSFLMCDSDPARVGYSKQYDCKMADLRGVASEAAVRGYLRGRPCQANADCTYGHDCTATCDRLARQCNTEVVQPNLAKVCALLQDFLLFGAPADLHADLDKQLRTCVTLSGLASQMEVHHSLVLNNLKTLLWKKISNTKYS; encoded by the exons ATGGTTCTTGCAGTTAAGTGGCAG TCCCGTATGCCAGCTGTGAAGGTGAAGTATCTACTGCTGGTGTGGGTAGGGATCCTGCTGGCAAGCTGGGTCCTCTACATGCAGTACTCCTCCTACTCTGAGCTGTGCAGAGGACACGTCTGCCACATGGTCATC TGTGATCACTACCGCAGGGGAATCATAGCCGGCTCAGCATGTAAAGCTCTCTGTGAGGAGAGAACCCTCAGCCTGCAGAGATGCCTGTCCATGTCTCCAAcacaccag GTGTACACTGGGTTGTGGAAGGAGAAGGCGGTGGTCATAAAGTGCGGCATCGAGGAGTCAGCCAATGGCGAGGGCATCCCAGGCTCTGCCCTGCGGCCCGAGAGCAGCCTCTTCGACAAGCCGGCCCGAGGCACCTCCATGGATGAGTTCAGAGAGATGCTGCACTCGTTCCTCAAG GATAGTTTGGGAGAGCAGACATCTCTTGGCACACTGGTGGCACGGGTGGTCACCCTGGCTGACGTCAACCAGGATGGTAAGGTGTCCCTGGCTGAGGCCAAGTCAGTGTGGGCGCTGCTTCAGGTGCCTGagttgctggtgctgctggcgTTAGCCGGCCGCGAGCATACGCCACGCCTGCTCGGCTTCTGCGGTCACCTGTACGTGACGGAGCGCGTGGACCACAGCGCCCTCTGGCGGCTGGAGGTGCCCCCCACCCTGAGGCCTGTCGTGCCCGAGGCGGTCGGTGTGGCTCTCAACCGCTGGCTGGCCCCCGCCTGGCCCCGGCGGGCCCGCATCAGCATTGGGCTGCTGGAGTTTGTGGAGGACGCCTTCCACGGCGCCTACGGCAGCTTCCTCATGTGCGACTCGGACCCGGCGCGCGTGGGCTACAGCAAGCAGTACGACTGCAAGATGGCCGACCTGCGCGGTGTGGCCAGCGAGGCGGCCGTGCGTGGCTACCTGCGCGGCCGGCCGTGCCAAGCCAACGCCGACTGCACGTACGGCCACGACTGCACGGCCACCTGCGACCGGCTGGCACGCCAGTGCAACACGGAGGTGGTGCAGCCCAACCTGGCCAAGGTGTGCGCACTGCTGCAGGACTTCCTGCTGTTCGGCGCCCCGGCCGACCTCCACGCCGACCTGGACAAGCAGCTTCGCACGTGTGTCACCCTCAGCGGCCTGGCCAGCCAGATGGAGGTGCACCACTCACTCGTGCTCAACAACCTCAAGACCCTGCTGTGGAAGAAGATCTCCAACACCAAGTACTCCTGA